One window of Thiomicrorhabdus lithotrophica genomic DNA carries:
- a CDS encoding cation:proton antiporter codes for MDTVEPYVILITFGGLFIIGLVADLIGRHTPLPRVTLLIMTGVLIGPSVLDWLPDFTQQWFPILTDIALAMIGFLLGQNLTKNKLSSMGKPIIAISLSVMLMTALFMFIGLISLGVPLELALILAAIAPATAPAPVVDVTQQMNAKGPFTDTLLGIVAVDDAWGMLLFSILLVVASIFGGNGDAIQTLYAGLWEISGALLLGLVIGFPMAYLTSHIYPGKSSQAEVLGLVLLCAGLAEWLQVSYILSAMMMGTIVANFTRHHRHRVFEEIETLEWPLLILFFLLAGASLQLNALFEVSVLGLGYILFRIAGRISGSYLGARWAKCSGQQYHLMGLAMLPHAGIPIGMALLAIQHFPEYQSTILAIILGSTIIFELIGPSLTRTMLIRSGETNQNTGIQKDKTH; via the coding sequence GTGGATACTGTTGAACCCTACGTCATCTTAATTACCTTTGGTGGTCTATTTATCATTGGCTTAGTAGCCGATTTAATTGGCCGCCATACCCCTCTTCCAAGAGTGACATTGTTAATAATGACAGGGGTTTTAATTGGTCCTTCCGTTCTAGATTGGCTACCTGATTTTACACAACAGTGGTTTCCAATTCTTACTGATATTGCTTTAGCGATGATTGGTTTTTTACTCGGTCAAAACCTTACTAAAAATAAACTTAGCTCGATGGGTAAACCCATCATCGCCATCTCTTTAAGCGTCATGCTAATGACTGCTTTATTCATGTTTATTGGATTAATCTCTTTAGGAGTCCCACTTGAGCTAGCGTTGATTCTCGCTGCCATCGCGCCGGCAACCGCACCTGCACCTGTTGTTGATGTCACACAACAGATGAACGCGAAAGGCCCGTTTACCGATACCTTGTTGGGTATTGTGGCGGTGGATGATGCTTGGGGAATGCTGTTATTCAGTATTCTGTTAGTCGTTGCCTCAATCTTTGGCGGAAATGGCGATGCCATTCAAACTCTTTACGCAGGCCTATGGGAAATTAGCGGTGCTTTACTACTTGGTTTAGTGATTGGCTTTCCTATGGCCTACCTTACAAGTCACATCTATCCTGGGAAGTCCTCACAGGCTGAAGTGCTTGGTTTGGTGCTACTTTGTGCAGGCCTGGCAGAATGGTTGCAAGTTTCTTACATTCTATCTGCCATGATGATGGGAACCATTGTTGCAAACTTTACACGCCATCATCGTCACCGAGTATTTGAAGAGATAGAAACTTTAGAATGGCCATTATTGATTCTGTTCTTTTTATTGGCTGGCGCTTCTTTACAGTTAAATGCTCTGTTTGAAGTCAGTGTATTGGGTCTAGGGTATATTCTGTTCAGGATAGCGGGAAGAATTTCGGGTTCATACTTAGGTGCAAGATGGGCAAAATGTTCAGGACAACAATATCATTTGATGGGATTGGCCATGCTACCTCATGCGGGGATTCCGATTGGTATGGCCCTGCTGGCGATACAACACTTTCCAGAGTATCAATCGACTATTTTAGCGATAATACTAGGTTCAACGATTATCTTTGAACTAATAGGACCATCACTGACGAGAACAATGTTAATTCGTAGTGGCGAAACGAATCAAAACACCGGCATACAGAAAGACAAAACGCATTGA
- a CDS encoding putative quinol monooxygenase: MSSKVYCLAQFQPKPGKEKELFKVLQSLEPNTIREDGCLQYIVTRHISSPFAEGKSFPIVFNEIWEDMAAFELHCQRQEIVDFFNTYCVADDGLAEDWNVCVYSDEGMI, from the coding sequence ATGTCATCTAAGGTTTATTGTCTAGCGCAGTTTCAACCAAAACCGGGTAAAGAAAAAGAGTTATTTAAGGTGCTTCAAAGCCTTGAACCCAATACGATAAGAGAAGACGGTTGTCTGCAATATATTGTCACACGACATATCTCTAGTCCATTTGCAGAAGGTAAGAGTTTTCCAATAGTTTTTAATGAAATTTGGGAAGATATGGCGGCCTTTGAATTGCATTGTCAACGTCAAGAAATTGTAGATTTTTTTAACACTTATTGTGTTGCGGATGATGGCCTAGCTGAAGATTGGAATGTTTGTGTATATAGTGATGAAGGCATGATTTAA
- a CDS encoding hybrid sensor histidine kinase/response regulator — translation MNTSIYQKNLKFYLLTLGLVFLAIVASSLWFSSYYQKTVLEDYKTSVNTILTQELNKKFDLVKAAAVSYANYSVLRKAIAFEDREVIAREIQPMHAEFAKWTDYKRYAFHFITADGRSLYKSYNEPSYGQDLTFHPMINEVIRTKLPTANMGVGGVGAVYRIIAIQPVFDVEDSTELVGFVAVSQGLRRLVKDIPTFGYEYSLFVADKTTEEESGNRTFSLDQRSYFKNSPLGSLTFQENQVTEETIIDIKEHLIYISPLLDAQKRPVAFHAVSLPKSEFHQRVWEQEKSLLLILFVLFSVVALLGALHVFRVKRDMVKPLTSITNNIRSIIETKDYKQKIQHNQDDEIGELTNYFNDLLDTTDHMVFSLSYLEQAVDKTLIVSKTDPFGNITYVNEKFCQISGYSQEELVGHSHSVVRHPDMPSSVFADIWKTIKNKQTWSGEITNLAKDGSTYYVNSHILPLLDYKNNIIGFFSIREDVTTMVNLRKQLEDSLVEIEKEKQVAEQANSAKSEFLSSMSHELRTPLNAIIGFSQLLEISDLTEPQLKRVKNIESSGQHLLDLINDILEFAKIDAGSLSLSIEKVAVYPIISEIFALSQSQAEQDGILLEIEDPKEMDYLIEADRVRLKQVCLNLLSNAIKYNRKNGKIFIRCEVAEKEQKKYWQFMVRDTGFGIPKQQINDLFEPFNRLGHEGSNIEGTGIGLSITKSLVEKMHGWIEVESEEGVGSTFSIFLPLIELREIRAEFNPQEYLNKEKNDETTAEQDSDAIRVHYIEDNPANMELMLDIVNTMQGVELKISPTAEDGIEQAPVFQPHIMFVDINLPGMDGDEALGYLKEQEVLKKMGTKFYALSANVMAQQVQKGMDAGFEKYLTKPINVKEIIELIEKVKN, via the coding sequence ATGAATACTTCTATCTATCAAAAAAATCTTAAGTTTTATTTACTCACTCTTGGGCTTGTCTTTCTAGCAATCGTTGCATCGTCTCTTTGGTTTAGTTCTTATTATCAAAAAACGGTGTTAGAGGACTATAAGACGAGTGTAAATACAATACTAACGCAGGAACTCAATAAAAAGTTTGATTTAGTTAAAGCGGCTGCGGTGAGTTATGCAAATTACTCGGTATTGAGAAAGGCAATCGCCTTTGAAGACCGAGAAGTGATAGCCCGTGAGATTCAGCCAATGCATGCGGAATTTGCAAAATGGACAGATTACAAACGTTATGCTTTTCATTTTATTACAGCAGATGGGCGTTCACTCTATAAGTCTTATAACGAACCTAGTTATGGTCAAGATTTAACCTTTCATCCCATGATTAATGAAGTCATTAGAACGAAGTTACCTACTGCAAATATGGGCGTTGGTGGTGTGGGTGCTGTTTATCGAATTATTGCGATTCAGCCCGTATTTGACGTTGAGGATTCAACAGAGCTTGTCGGCTTTGTTGCCGTTTCTCAAGGTTTGAGACGTTTGGTTAAGGATATCCCAACTTTTGGTTACGAATACAGTCTTTTTGTTGCCGATAAGACAACAGAAGAAGAGAGCGGTAATCGAACTTTTTCCTTAGATCAGCGTTCGTATTTTAAAAATAGTCCTTTAGGATCCCTTACCTTTCAAGAGAATCAAGTAACTGAAGAAACTATTATCGATATTAAAGAGCATCTTATTTATATCTCTCCATTGCTAGATGCTCAAAAACGACCTGTTGCCTTTCATGCAGTCAGCTTACCAAAATCGGAATTTCATCAACGGGTCTGGGAACAAGAAAAATCACTGTTGCTAATCCTGTTTGTGTTGTTTTCAGTGGTGGCATTATTGGGAGCATTGCATGTTTTCCGTGTAAAAAGAGATATGGTTAAACCATTAACCTCTATTACCAATAACATTCGTTCAATCATTGAAACGAAAGATTATAAACAAAAGATTCAGCATAATCAGGATGATGAAATTGGTGAGCTTACCAACTACTTTAATGATTTGTTGGATACAACCGACCACATGGTATTTTCGCTTTCTTATTTGGAACAAGCCGTTGATAAGACCTTAATTGTTTCCAAAACCGATCCGTTTGGCAACATCACTTATGTCAATGAGAAGTTTTGCCAAATCAGTGGCTATTCTCAAGAAGAGCTAGTTGGTCATTCACATAGTGTTGTCAGACATCCTGATATGCCCTCTTCGGTTTTTGCAGATATTTGGAAGACCATTAAAAATAAACAGACGTGGTCTGGCGAAATTACCAATCTGGCTAAAGACGGTTCAACTTATTATGTAAACTCTCACATTCTGCCGTTGCTTGATTATAAAAATAATATTATCGGATTTTTCTCAATACGTGAAGACGTTACCACAATGGTGAACTTGCGTAAGCAATTAGAAGATAGTTTGGTTGAAATTGAAAAAGAAAAGCAAGTAGCTGAACAGGCGAATAGTGCAAAGAGTGAATTTTTGTCTTCAATGAGCCATGAATTGAGAACGCCGTTAAATGCGATTATTGGATTCTCACAATTGTTGGAAATTTCAGATTTAACCGAGCCTCAGCTGAAGCGTGTTAAAAATATTGAATCAAGTGGCCAGCACCTGTTGGATTTGATTAATGATATTTTAGAATTTGCCAAAATTGATGCGGGTAGCTTATCTTTGAGTATTGAAAAGGTAGCGGTTTATCCAATTATTAGTGAGATATTTGCACTTTCGCAAAGCCAGGCAGAACAAGATGGCATATTACTCGAAATAGAAGACCCTAAGGAGATGGATTACCTGATTGAAGCAGATCGTGTACGTTTAAAACAAGTCTGTCTAAATTTGCTCAGTAATGCGATTAAGTACAATAGAAAAAACGGCAAAATCTTTATTCGATGTGAAGTAGCTGAGAAAGAGCAAAAGAAATATTGGCAGTTTATGGTGCGTGACACGGGGTTCGGTATTCCTAAGCAGCAAATAAACGACTTATTTGAACCTTTTAATCGATTAGGGCATGAAGGTTCTAATATTGAAGGTACTGGAATTGGCTTAAGTATTACCAAAAGTTTGGTCGAGAAAATGCATGGTTGGATTGAGGTTGAATCTGAAGAAGGTGTAGGTTCAACATTCAGTATCTTTTTACCATTGATTGAGCTCAGAGAGATACGTGCAGAGTTTAACCCTCAAGAATATCTCAATAAAGAAAAAAATGATGAAACGACTGCTGAGCAAGATTCAGATGCAATCAGAGTGCATTACATTGAAGATAATCCCGCCAATATGGAACTTATGCTGGATATTGTCAATACCATGCAAGGTGTTGAACTTAAAATATCACCAACAGCGGAAGACGGAATTGAACAGGCCCCAGTATTTCAACCGCATATTATGTTTGTAGACATTAACCTGCCTGGAATGGATGGTGATGAAGCTTTAGGATATTTAAAAGAACAAGAGGTGTTAAAAAAAATGGGCACTAAGTTCTATGCTTTGTCAGCCAATGTCATGGCTCAGCAGGTACAAAAAGGAATGGATGCAGGGTTTGAAAAATACCTGACTAAACCTATTAATGTTAAAGAGATTATTGAACTAATCGAAAAAGTTAAAAACTGA
- a CDS encoding cation transporter, whose product MACDCSAEITDVSQKKLLQTLLAINGLFFVLELMVGWYAESIGLIADSLDMLADAIVYGIAIYAVSRANSIKNNAALLSGYFQLMLATLIGLEVIRRFLDGSEPISELMMIMGFFSLLANAYCLKLIFKHRNGEVHMRASWIFSANDVLANLGVIIGGALVFWLNSRLPDLIIGSVITLLILWGAFHIIRDAKSEIKALNINSETCCSSNSNDH is encoded by the coding sequence ATGGCTTGTGATTGCAGTGCAGAAATAACTGACGTATCTCAAAAAAAATTACTACAAACTCTATTGGCTATTAATGGACTGTTTTTTGTACTTGAGTTAATGGTTGGTTGGTATGCTGAATCCATTGGTTTAATTGCAGATTCGCTTGATATGCTTGCTGATGCTATCGTTTATGGCATTGCCATTTATGCGGTAAGCAGAGCGAATAGTATTAAGAATAATGCGGCGCTATTAAGTGGTTATTTTCAATTGATGTTGGCCACATTAATTGGTCTAGAAGTAATACGTCGTTTTTTAGATGGGAGTGAGCCAATCTCAGAACTTATGATGATTATGGGGTTTTTCTCTTTGCTTGCTAACGCATACTGTTTAAAGCTTATTTTCAAACATCGTAATGGTGAGGTACACATGCGTGCTAGTTGGATTTTTTCTGCGAATGATGTACTGGCAAACTTGGGTGTTATTATTGGTGGTGCTTTAGTTTTCTGGCTTAATTCAAGATTGCCAGATTTAATTATCGGTAGCGTGATTACCTTGCTGATTCTTTGGGGCGCTTTTCACATTATTCGTGACGCAAAATCGGAAATAAAAGCCCTCAATATAAATTCAGAAACCTGTTGTTCAAGTAACTCAAATGACCACTAA
- a CDS encoding sensor domain-containing protein, translating into MTQDNIINLFLDEVILSQKLFESSYDSIFILYQGMFIDGNKTALKKFNIADKEALSRLHPAQISPQYQADGTTSEEKAKQMIQMSLDNGAHRFEWQHLTLDGVLFWAEVTLTKMNLQDKEVVYARVRDIDKQKKNQVRLLNANNKLRRKNQNIEEINEQLKKVTNTQDALVESMTLLNEYKKAMDESSIVSKTDTFGQITFVNDLFCQISGYTEAELIGQPHNIIRHPDTPAETFKDLWATIQDKQVWKGVLKNKTKDGNEYYVNTTVAPILDSKDNIKEFIAIRQDISSVYERDAIISRQNTDTLTGLKNRIKLKEDINSLPLPKLAILNIDRFKEINDSYGQEVGDLLLVEFAKKLELLQSQNVNIYHYSGDEFAILGFGNYSLKELEALCKKFILDLSQQYLMIEDDYFNISVSIGLAEGLKRLLASVEMALSHAKARSVDLVVFNDDLDMRTELRENIEWTKRIKFAIHNQRVLLYGQKIIDNQTGQEKIEALMRIESEEGEVLSPYLFLEHAKRARLYPTLTKMMIDQACSFFQTRPCRFSINLTIQDILNSETVAFLMRRLQESNTGKQIIIELVESEGIENYLEVFDFIKKIKQLGGQISIDDFGTGYSNFEYLTKIDVDYIKIDGSLIRNMHQDRNTLITVKTIVSFAKALDVKVVAEFVHCQEIQDLVLKLGIEFSQGYLLHEPELLQDSLEIACYSLDD; encoded by the coding sequence ATGACACAAGATAATATCATCAATTTATTTTTGGATGAAGTCATCCTTTCTCAAAAGCTATTTGAGTCCTCCTATGATTCAATATTTATCCTGTATCAAGGGATGTTTATAGATGGTAATAAAACCGCATTAAAAAAGTTCAATATAGCGGATAAAGAAGCACTTTCCCGTCTGCACCCCGCTCAAATTTCTCCTCAATATCAAGCTGACGGTACCACTTCTGAAGAGAAAGCTAAACAGATGATTCAAATGTCTCTAGATAACGGTGCGCATCGATTTGAATGGCAGCACCTGACTTTGGACGGGGTGCTATTTTGGGCTGAAGTGACCTTAACCAAAATGAATTTGCAGGATAAAGAGGTGGTTTATGCTCGCGTTAGGGATATAGATAAACAGAAAAAAAACCAAGTTCGTTTATTGAATGCCAATAACAAGTTAAGACGCAAAAACCAAAATATTGAAGAAATTAACGAGCAGCTTAAGAAAGTGACCAATACTCAAGATGCTTTAGTAGAGTCGATGACTTTATTAAATGAGTATAAAAAGGCGATGGATGAAAGTTCCATCGTTTCTAAAACCGACACATTTGGTCAAATTACGTTTGTTAATGATTTGTTTTGTCAAATTTCTGGCTACACAGAAGCTGAATTAATTGGTCAACCGCATAATATTATTCGTCACCCAGACACACCTGCAGAGACCTTTAAAGATCTATGGGCTACCATACAAGATAAGCAAGTATGGAAAGGGGTTTTGAAGAATAAAACCAAGGATGGAAACGAATATTATGTTAATACGACGGTAGCCCCCATTTTAGACTCTAAAGATAACATTAAAGAGTTTATTGCGATACGCCAAGACATCTCCTCGGTTTATGAGCGAGATGCCATTATTAGTAGGCAAAATACAGACACTTTAACCGGGCTAAAAAACCGTATTAAGCTTAAAGAAGACATTAATTCACTTCCTCTACCAAAATTAGCCATTCTTAATATTGACCGATTTAAAGAAATTAATGACTCTTATGGACAAGAAGTAGGTGATTTACTGCTAGTGGAATTTGCCAAAAAACTCGAATTACTCCAATCGCAAAATGTGAATATTTATCATTACAGCGGAGATGAGTTTGCCATTTTAGGTTTTGGAAACTATTCCCTAAAAGAGCTTGAAGCGTTATGTAAAAAATTTATTTTAGATCTCTCACAACAGTATCTGATGATAGAAGACGATTACTTCAATATTTCTGTTTCAATCGGTTTAGCAGAGGGCCTAAAAAGGCTTCTAGCAAGCGTAGAAATGGCGTTATCACATGCTAAAGCCCGAAGTGTTGATTTAGTGGTTTTTAATGACGATTTAGATATGCGTACCGAATTGCGCGAAAACATTGAATGGACTAAGCGCATTAAGTTTGCGATTCATAATCAGCGAGTGTTGCTGTATGGGCAAAAAATTATCGATAATCAAACGGGTCAAGAAAAGATAGAGGCTTTGATGCGTATTGAATCTGAAGAGGGTGAGGTTCTTTCTCCTTATCTATTTTTAGAGCATGCAAAAAGAGCACGTCTTTACCCGACATTGACAAAAATGATGATTGACCAGGCCTGTAGCTTTTTTCAAACTAGGCCTTGTCGCTTTTCGATAAATTTGACGATTCAGGACATCTTAAACTCAGAAACGGTGGCGTTTTTAATGAGACGTTTACAAGAGTCAAATACGGGCAAACAAATCATTATTGAGTTAGTTGAATCGGAAGGGATTGAAAACTATTTAGAGGTGTTTGACTTTATTAAAAAAATTAAACAGTTAGGTGGTCAGATTTCCATTGATGATTTTGGCACAGGCTATTCAAATTTTGAGTATTTGACTAAGATTGATGTCGATTACATTAAGATAGATGGTTCCCTAATTCGTAATATGCATCAAGATCGAAACACCTTGATTACCGTGAAAACCATCGTTAGTTTTGCTAAAGCACTTGATGTTAAAGTCGTGGCAGAATTTGTTCATTGCCAAGAGATACAAGATTTAGTTCTTAAATTAGGAATTGAGTTTTCTCAAGGTTACCTGTTACATGAACCTGAGCTATTGCAAGACTCATTGGAAATAGCCTGTTATAGTTTAGATGATTAA
- a CDS encoding HD domain-containing phosphohydrolase, with translation MFKPADVKLLLVDDNAFNLEVIHGTLESVGYEKLTSVSNPLKLSSILEESSFDLILLDINMPIMDGFGVLSLIQQMFAEHERPPVIMLTAQDDAQNRIKAFEAGASDYITKPFNRKELLKRVSLHLDNWVMKQRLLAEKQTLEEKVRERTRAMQEAQLEIVYRLGRASEYRDNETGNHVRRVSLVAEAIARAAGYDDEFCRLIQAASPLHDVGKIGISDLIMLKPGGFTDEEFSIMKSHVTIGGEILANSKSQILQLAHEIALTHHEKYNGKGYPKGLVGEEIPITGRIVAIADVFDALTSDRPYKKAWPIDKAVSLIVREKGEHFDPVLVDAFVSVIPEVEKINKQYLD, from the coding sequence ATGTTTAAACCAGCTGATGTTAAGTTACTTTTAGTCGATGACAACGCATTCAATTTAGAAGTGATTCATGGCACATTAGAATCAGTTGGTTATGAAAAACTCACATCGGTTAGTAACCCATTAAAGTTGTCTTCTATATTAGAAGAATCTTCATTTGATTTAATTTTACTCGATATTAATATGCCCATCATGGATGGTTTTGGTGTGTTGTCACTCATTCAGCAAATGTTCGCTGAGCATGAGCGCCCACCCGTCATTATGTTAACAGCTCAAGATGATGCGCAAAACCGTATTAAGGCTTTTGAAGCGGGTGCCAGTGATTACATTACCAAGCCTTTTAATCGAAAAGAGTTATTAAAACGCGTTTCATTACATCTCGATAATTGGGTGATGAAGCAAAGATTGCTTGCAGAGAAACAAACTTTAGAAGAAAAGGTTAGAGAAAGAACTAGAGCCATGCAAGAGGCTCAATTGGAAATTGTTTACCGATTGGGTCGAGCGTCTGAATACCGCGATAATGAAACCGGAAATCATGTCAGAAGAGTCAGTTTGGTTGCTGAGGCAATTGCAAGGGCAGCAGGTTATGATGATGAGTTTTGTCGTTTAATTCAAGCGGCATCACCCCTGCATGATGTAGGCAAAATTGGTATTTCTGATTTAATTATGCTTAAACCTGGTGGCTTTACTGATGAAGAATTTTCGATTATGAAAAGTCATGTGACAATCGGTGGAGAAATTTTGGCGAATTCTAAATCACAAATTTTACAGTTAGCGCATGAAATTGCCCTTACGCACCATGAAAAATACAATGGAAAAGGTTATCCAAAAGGGTTGGTTGGAGAAGAAATTCCTATAACAGGTCGCATTGTTGCGATTGCTGATGTTTTTGATGCTTTAACCTCTGATCGTCCATATAAAAAAGCGTGGCCTATCGACAAAGCCGTGTCTTTAATTGTTCGAGAAAAAGGCGAACATTTTGATCCTGTACTTGTTGATGCTTTTGTTTCAGTTATTCCTGAAGTAGAAAAAATCAATAAACAGTATCTGGATTAG
- a CDS encoding DNA/RNA non-specific endonuclease gives MRQSTVKQLLKPLINLIIKHPKYVILIPLIGTLWYSYEVFHARPAMSYMGVPNVVSAPAKGNLSHILRNEAFMLEYSETLKNPLWVTYKVGEKKQDSGKRPSGFSKDWRSIASVSHKDYTGSGYDRGHMAPNYVIASRYGRSAQLETFLMTNITPQKPNLNQKSWQRLEEVIANDFSEWHGDFWVVTGPIFDNTPKNLKNSSVKIPKAFYKILIKPTSPETPAKALAFIFPQTAKSDASLTTFVTTIDEIEAQTGIDFFMKLEDDFEEKLESSKTPEAWRLQEVANRPSRY, from the coding sequence ATGAGACAATCGACTGTTAAACAACTTTTAAAGCCGCTTATAAACCTAATTATTAAGCACCCTAAGTATGTAATCTTGATTCCTCTTATTGGCACCCTTTGGTATAGCTACGAGGTTTTTCACGCTCGCCCAGCCATGAGTTATATGGGCGTACCTAATGTTGTTTCAGCTCCCGCGAAAGGCAACTTAAGCCATATCTTACGCAATGAAGCCTTTATGCTCGAATACTCGGAGACACTCAAAAACCCATTATGGGTTACCTATAAAGTCGGCGAGAAGAAACAGGACTCAGGTAAGCGACCAAGTGGTTTCTCTAAAGACTGGCGCTCTATTGCCAGTGTGAGCCACAAAGATTACACAGGTTCTGGTTATGATCGCGGTCATATGGCACCCAATTATGTGATAGCCAGTCGCTATGGACGTTCTGCTCAACTAGAAACTTTTTTGATGACAAATATTACCCCTCAAAAACCCAATTTAAATCAAAAATCTTGGCAACGTTTAGAAGAGGTTATTGCCAATGACTTCTCTGAATGGCACGGCGATTTTTGGGTAGTAACTGGGCCAATATTTGATAATACTCCAAAAAATTTAAAAAATTCTAGTGTAAAAATCCCTAAAGCCTTTTATAAAATTTTAATTAAGCCAACGAGTCCAGAAACCCCTGCAAAAGCCTTAGCCTTTATCTTTCCGCAAACGGCCAAATCCGATGCTAGCTTAACGACTTTTGTAACAACGATTGATGAAATTGAAGCACAAACTGGTATCGACTTTTTCATGAAATTAGAGGATGATTTTGAAGAAAAGCTTGAGTCCAGCAAAACACCTGAAGCTTGGCGCTTACAAGAAGTTGCTAACCGTCCCTCACGCTACTAA
- the cmoA gene encoding carboxy-S-adenosyl-L-methionine synthase CmoA, whose protein sequence is MLKNSQKDTIYAQAHEAIGAFQFDESVVAVFPDMIQRSVPGYQTILTGIGELTKQYSQANTKLYDLGCSLGAATLTMRRNIQVEGCEIISIDNSKAMIQRAEEYLHAYHSDVPVNLKCADMTEVPIENASVVVINFTLQFIDPEQRDELVKRIYQGLKPGGVLILSEKIHFEDQAIQTAIENMHWQFKRANGYSELEISQKRSSLENVLISDTEAQHLKRLNNAGFTSASIWFQAYNFASFLAIK, encoded by the coding sequence ATGTTAAAAAACAGTCAAAAAGACACGATCTATGCCCAGGCACACGAAGCGATTGGCGCATTTCAATTTGATGAATCCGTTGTCGCTGTTTTTCCAGACATGATTCAACGCTCGGTTCCAGGCTATCAAACTATCTTGACAGGGATTGGTGAGCTGACCAAACAGTATTCTCAAGCCAATACCAAGCTCTATGATTTAGGTTGTTCTTTAGGTGCGGCTACCTTAACCATGCGCCGCAATATCCAAGTAGAAGGGTGTGAAATCATTTCGATTGATAATTCTAAGGCGATGATTCAACGTGCCGAAGAGTATTTGCACGCCTATCATTCAGATGTTCCAGTCAATTTAAAATGTGCTGATATGACTGAAGTGCCTATTGAAAATGCATCGGTTGTAGTGATTAACTTCACTTTACAATTTATTGACCCAGAACAACGCGATGAATTGGTTAAACGTATCTACCAAGGCTTAAAACCTGGCGGCGTATTAATACTGTCTGAAAAGATTCATTTTGAAGATCAAGCAATCCAAACCGCTATTGAAAATATGCATTGGCAGTTTAAGCGCGCTAATGGTTATTCAGAATTAGAGATAAGCCAAAAACGCAGTTCACTAGAAAACGTCTTAATTAGTGATACCGAGGCTCAACACCTAAAAAGGCTAAATAACGCAGGGTTTACATCAGCTAGCATTTGGTTTCAAGCTTACAATTTTGCTTCTTTCTTAGCTATTAAATAG
- a CDS encoding murein transglycosylase domain-containing protein, producing MTTNKLNRRKFLTLGLTSSIGVGALSGCTVSEIRRGITTSHQLYKGNVSQAISAQVPGLGIPEFDSLVRKQLAQFIDEIAANWSDKKTATPKAYVKYTDHYQSRAIIDFSNGLIQVETVSQKNPKAALKQAIVQTLLTPEDPSQVDLFSAQEPPTGATPFLLDLVRDRDNKQIRYKWRAERFADYLIQNRYKAQKNNAKTRHSVSFRMVVDYQNQQKRHYQLDVIKQSKRFRLEPALIYGIIETESSFNPYAVSSAPAYGLMQIVPTTAGRDVYRLLNKRDGIPSKNLLFIPARNIEYGSAYLSILFNKYLAGVRNSKSKEYCVIAAYNTGSGNVLQAFDGNRARALDKINRLSSHQVYQHLVRNLSSSEARNYLQKVTRNKQNYV from the coding sequence ATGACCACTAACAAACTCAACCGTAGGAAATTTTTAACACTCGGCCTAACATCATCAATTGGTGTTGGCGCACTATCAGGTTGTACGGTTTCTGAAATCCGACGCGGCATTACAACCAGCCATCAGCTCTATAAAGGTAATGTTTCTCAAGCCATTTCAGCTCAAGTTCCTGGCTTAGGCATTCCTGAGTTTGATTCTTTAGTTCGCAAACAGTTGGCACAATTTATAGATGAGATTGCCGCCAATTGGTCAGACAAAAAAACCGCTACGCCAAAAGCTTATGTAAAATACACTGACCATTATCAGAGTCGTGCCATCATTGATTTTTCTAATGGTTTAATCCAAGTTGAAACCGTTAGCCAAAAAAATCCTAAAGCCGCCCTTAAACAAGCCATAGTACAAACGTTACTCACCCCAGAAGATCCAAGCCAGGTGGATTTGTTTAGCGCCCAAGAACCCCCTACTGGCGCTACACCTTTTCTATTAGATTTAGTTAGAGATCGTGACAACAAACAAATTCGTTATAAATGGCGCGCTGAACGTTTTGCTGACTATTTAATTCAGAACCGTTATAAAGCCCAAAAAAACAATGCTAAAACTCGCCATTCCGTTTCATTTAGGATGGTGGTCGACTACCAAAACCAGCAAAAAAGACACTATCAACTTGACGTCATTAAACAGAGTAAGCGTTTCCGTTTAGAACCTGCATTGATTTACGGAATAATTGAAACTGAGAGTAGTTTTAATCCTTACGCTGTGAGTTCGGCACCCGCTTATGGTTTGATGCAGATTGTGCCCACAACCGCGGGTAGAGACGTTTATCGGCTTTTAAATAAACGCGATGGTATTCCTAGCAAAAACTTGCTGTTTATCCCTGCGCGTAACATTGAATACGGCAGTGCTTACTTATCCATTTTATTTAATAAATACTTGGCAGGTGTAAGGAATTCAAAGTCAAAAGAGTATTGCGTGATTGCGGCCTACAACACAGGAAGCGGTAATGTTTTACAAGCGTTTGATGGCAACAGAGCAAGAGCATTAGATAAGATTAATCGTCTTTCTAGTCATCAAGTTTATCAACACCTGGTAAGAAATTTATCCAGTTCCGAAGCTAGAAACTATCTACAAAAGGTCACTCGCAATAAACAGAACTATGTTTAA